One genomic window of Salmo salar chromosome ssa12, Ssal_v3.1, whole genome shotgun sequence includes the following:
- the LOC123725498 gene encoding histone H2A, with translation MSGRGKTGGKARAKAKTRSSRAGLQFPVGRVHRLLRKGNYAERVGAGAPVYLAAVLEYLTAEILELAGNAARDNKKTRIIPRHLQLAVRNDEELNKLLGGVTIAQGGVLPNIQAVLLPKKTEKAVKAK, from the coding sequence ATGAGCGGAAGAGGCAAAACCGGAGGCAAGGCCAGGGCCAAGGCAAAGACACGTTCATCCCGTGCCGGACTCCAGTTCCCCGTGGGCCGTGTGCACAGGCTGCTGCGCAAAGGCAACTACGCCGAGCGTGTGGGCGCTGGCGCACCAGTGTACCTGGCCGCCGTGCTCGAGTACCTGACTGCTGAGATCCTGGAGTTGGCCGGCAACGCTGCCCGTGACAACAAGAAGACTCGTATCATCCCCCGTCACCTGCAGCTGGCCGTCCGTAACGACGAGGAGCTGAACAAACTGCTTGGCGGCGTGACCATCGCTCAGGGTGGTGTGCTGCCCAACATCCAGGCAGTGCTGCTCCCCAAGAAGACTGAGAAGGCCGTCAAAGCCAAGTAA